From one Chryseobacterium sp. 3008163 genomic stretch:
- a CDS encoding DNA polymerase beta superfamily protein, with amino-acid sequence MTIQTLKSRNLILLESISGSRSFGLATENSDTDIRGVYYLPKEDFFGLNYIPQISNETNDISYYEIGRFVELLQKNNPNILEILASPEDCIQHKNPLMDLLKPEDFLSKLCKDTFAGYAISQIKKAKGLNKKILNPIDKERKSILDFCYILENNSSIPLKKWLQEFPSSVGVSAGRGGLSQKKCGLVSIDNTKGMFAVFYNESGDLGYKGIIQNEEANQVSLSSIPKGEKSVAFMFCNLDAYSTYCKDYREYWKWVSERNEDRYNVNQNHGQNYDSKNMMHTIRLLQSCEQIFKTNSLNIRVENRDELLDIKAGNWSYDNVMKKAEGLIQSIEYYHSISTLPEYPDLEKTTKILVEIRENLYK; translated from the coding sequence ATGACCATCCAAACACTAAAATCCCGCAACCTCATCCTCCTCGAATCCATCTCCGGAAGCCGCTCTTTCGGGCTCGCAACGGAAAACTCTGATACAGATATTCGGGGAGTGTATTATTTACCAAAAGAAGATTTTTTTGGTTTAAATTATATTCCGCAAATTTCTAATGAGACAAATGATATTTCGTATTATGAGATCGGGAGATTTGTAGAATTGCTACAAAAAAACAATCCGAATATTCTGGAAATTCTGGCAAGTCCGGAAGACTGTATTCAGCATAAAAATCCGTTAATGGATTTGTTGAAGCCTGAAGATTTCCTTTCCAAATTATGCAAAGATACGTTTGCGGGTTATGCGATTTCGCAGATCAAAAAAGCAAAAGGACTCAATAAAAAGATTTTAAATCCTATTGATAAAGAAAGAAAATCGATTCTTGATTTCTGTTATATTTTAGAAAATAACAGTTCAATTCCATTAAAAAAATGGCTTCAAGAATTCCCCTCCTCCGTAGGGGTGTCCGCTGGACGGGGTGGTCTTTCACAGAAAAAATGCGGATTGGTGAGCATCGACAATACCAAAGGAATGTTTGCCGTTTTCTACAATGAATCGGGAGATTTAGGCTACAAAGGAATTATTCAGAACGAAGAAGCCAATCAGGTTTCTCTGTCATCAATTCCAAAAGGAGAAAAATCGGTGGCTTTTATGTTCTGTAATCTCGACGCCTACTCCACGTACTGCAAAGATTACCGTGAATATTGGAAATGGGTTTCCGAGCGAAATGAAGACCGCTACAACGTCAATCAAAACCACGGACAAAACTACGACAGCAAAAATATGATGCACACGATTCGATTGCTGCAGTCGTGCGAACAGATTTTTAAAACCAATTCTTTAAATATCCGTGTAGAAAACCGTGATGAATTATTAGATATCAAAGCCGGAAACTGGTCGTATGATAATGTAATGAAAAAAGCAGAAGGATTGATTCAGTCGATTGAATACTATCATTCGATCTCGACACTTCCAGAATATCCGGATCTGGAAAAAACAACAAAAATCTTAGTCGAAATAAGAGAAAATCTTTACAAATAA